A genomic region of uncultured Roseibium sp. contains the following coding sequences:
- a CDS encoding glycosyltransferase family 25 protein — MDKLLVGKGLEFRYFEAIDGKAGDHPLFAKHDRRLAEIRYGFQLAPGELGCFASHYLLWETCVREQRPLLIMEDDIELADDFDESFRIAGEKIEDYGLLRLSSHKRRDFFIREDVGSRHKIIQFVQNPSGTSCYAIAPWAAARFLEHANVWFEPVDCLLDRYWDHGVGCCAIYPFAVTHIAQTNEQSEIWDGVGRGPRSSRSRRFPVERRYYRLKDNVKRKIFKIRNGLNLEKDLQKAGKPS, encoded by the coding sequence ATGGACAAGCTTCTCGTCGGGAAAGGCCTTGAATTCCGGTACTTCGAAGCGATTGACGGGAAGGCCGGCGATCATCCTCTCTTCGCGAAGCATGACCGCAGGCTGGCCGAGATACGCTATGGATTTCAGCTGGCTCCGGGCGAGTTGGGCTGTTTCGCCAGCCACTATCTCCTGTGGGAAACATGTGTGCGTGAACAGCGCCCGCTGCTGATCATGGAAGATGACATCGAGCTGGCCGATGACTTTGACGAAAGTTTCCGGATCGCCGGCGAGAAAATCGAGGACTACGGCCTCTTGCGGCTGTCGTCCCACAAGCGGCGTGATTTCTTCATCCGGGAGGACGTCGGGTCCCGTCACAAGATCATCCAGTTCGTTCAGAACCCCTCCGGAACGTCCTGCTATGCGATCGCCCCCTGGGCTGCGGCGCGGTTTCTGGAACATGCCAACGTCTGGTTCGAACCGGTTGACTGCCTTCTGGACAGATACTGGGATCACGGCGTCGGTTGCTGCGCAATTTATCCCTTCGCGGTCACGCACATCGCCCAGACAAACGAGCAATCGGAAATCTGGGACGGTGTCGGGCGCGGGCCCCGGTCCAGCCGCTCCAGGCGATTTCCCGTCGAACGCAGGTACTACCGGCTGAAAGACAACGTGAAGCGGAAGATTTTCAAGATCAGAAACGGACTGAACCTTGAAAAAGACCTCCAGAAAGCCGGAAAACCAAGTTGA
- a CDS encoding putative nucleotide-diphospho-sugar transferase, producing the protein MDHSTFDSKNTVVFTVVNNQYVRLAAAWARGVRESTGLDPLLICTDPASYRQLTKAGFRCDDQFVSSAYSDRKKTVWKESGFDSDSATHAISLKFPSALSYLEQGQNVIFSDADAIWLQNPFPELPSTAFDLAFQPGSFPRGNKEAWGFAICTGFFALRANDATRQLCAELVDAFAGDDQICMNQHLLDNYDLEWEKRPEGWEHCDLETGWVTPVSGQSRLNGLKLAALPHAKFQRHGTNRDCVEHAIICHPNSPKSEKKKFKAFKKLSISLKVPARLKVSGKVQNLLQAFS; encoded by the coding sequence ATGGATCATTCTACCTTCGACAGTAAAAATACGGTCGTTTTCACTGTCGTGAACAATCAATATGTCCGCCTCGCCGCGGCCTGGGCGAGGGGCGTCAGGGAAAGCACCGGTCTCGATCCGCTTCTGATCTGCACGGATCCGGCTTCCTATCGTCAGCTCACAAAGGCCGGTTTCCGATGTGACGACCAGTTCGTTTCAAGCGCCTATTCCGACCGGAAAAAAACGGTCTGGAAAGAAAGCGGCTTCGACAGTGACAGCGCCACACACGCGATTTCGCTGAAGTTCCCCTCCGCGCTTTCGTATCTGGAACAGGGACAGAACGTCATCTTCAGCGATGCGGACGCGATCTGGCTGCAAAACCCGTTCCCGGAGCTGCCCTCCACCGCGTTCGATCTTGCGTTTCAGCCCGGATCCTTTCCAAGGGGCAACAAGGAGGCCTGGGGCTTTGCAATCTGCACCGGCTTTTTTGCGCTTCGGGCGAACGATGCCACGCGGCAGTTATGCGCGGAACTGGTGGACGCCTTTGCGGGGGACGATCAGATCTGCATGAACCAGCATCTTTTGGACAACTACGATCTCGAATGGGAGAAAAGACCCGAGGGGTGGGAGCATTGCGATCTGGAAACCGGCTGGGTTACGCCTGTTTCCGGACAGAGCCGTCTCAACGGCCTGAAACTGGCGGCATTGCCCCACGCGAAATTCCAGCGTCACGGCACCAACCGGGACTGCGTGGAACACGCGATCATCTGCCATCCAAATTCTCCGAAATCTGAAAAGAAGAAATTCAAGGCATTCAAGAAGCTCTCCATCTCCCTTAAAGTCCCCGCACGATTGAAGGTCTCGGGAAAGGTGCAGAACTTGTTGCAAGCCTTCAGTTAG